A genome region from Methylorubrum populi includes the following:
- the ykgO gene encoding type B 50S ribosomal protein L36 — MKIRNSLKSLRGRHRDNQLVRRKGRVYVINKTQKRFKARQG; from the coding sequence ATGAAGATTCGCAACTCGCTCAAGTCGCTGCGCGGACGTCACCGCGACAACCAGCTCGTGCGCCGCAAGGGCCGCGTCTACGTCATCAACAAGACCCAGAAGCGCTTCAAGGCCCGCCAGGGCTGA